The Chaetodon auriga isolate fChaAug3 chromosome 4, fChaAug3.hap1, whole genome shotgun sequence region TCTTCTGCGACCCGACGTTCCCCGCCGCGCCCGAGGCTCTGGGCTTCAACGAGCTGGGCCGGAACTCCTACAAGGTCCGGGGAGTCACCTGGAAGAGGCCCACGGTAAGAACCCGGGCCTGGATCCAGATCTGGATCAGGGTTTACTTCaggatgggtgggtggggttGGAGGGGCGgggcggctgtgtgtgtgtcggacggggggggggggggggggggggggggggggggtgtagtTTGCTGCTGGAGAAAAACAGGACCCTCCAAAAAAGTGCTTATCGTACAGATATTCCAGAGACAGATACGAGCCTGTTCAAATACTGCAGTTATTATACAGATACTGCAGTTATTGTACAAATACTGGAGTTATTATACTGATATTGCAGTTATTGTACAAATACTGCAGTAATTATACAGTCACTGTAGTTATTACAGagtaaatgaaaacagcagaagtCTGTGTTCAGCTTCAGCAAACAGACGTTAAAGACGTGCAGAGATATCAGAGATTTATCAGGTTATGTTGTTTATCTCATGtctcaacagcagcagagaaagaaagagaaactatCCAGATTTTTCCTCCTGATCTACAGTCATCTACAGTAAAGCCTGCATGTTGTACACAGAAGTACAGATATAGATATTATCACAGAGATAGAGACAGTGAGATATCAGTAGTACAGGTATCACAGAGGTACTGTATCATAGTAATGTCACAGTAGTATCATAATAGTGTCatcagaatcagcttcatgTGTGCACGTACAAGGAAAGTGACTCAACGaggacaaaaaggcaaaaacaacaacaaaaaatgagtTAAAtcatgcaaaaatacaaaaacaatgatGAGGCAATAAACTAAATATACAGTAAGATTTACGATGTACCAGAGGGGGGCAGCACCGAGGCAGCCGACCTCAGCTGcccgctgtgattggctgggggCTGCATGCCCGCCTCCCAAAGGTCGACGCCCAGAAACGTCCCGACCAGCAAAATACGAAGCAAATAAAAGAAGGACATACGAATCCTGTGGAGACATTCTGTTTGACCTTAAAGACGCTGAAATGTTCAGAAGTGAAAGAACGCGTCGTCTGTCCTGGTGTCATGTGACGCGGCGTTTCAGACGTTTACACTTGACTGACTGCAGAAATATCTTTAATAAAACCAAATGTCTGACGGAGCgactgcaggcagcagcagaaacactgtgtcAGTGCTCCGCTatgattgttgttattattattgttgttgttgttgttgttattatttttattcttatgaCTCCACAAAAGAGACCGTTTGAAGAAAACTGCAGGAATATCTGAACATGAAGCCGTGACTCAGAGATCCTACATACCAGAGAGATGAGTCActacgcactcacacacagggaggagaggggaaacatCACTGGGTgtcattacatttatttcaataaatgtacaagacgcccacacacacacacacacacacacacacacactgatagaGTTTCTATCACATCTTGTGTCAGTGTTAGTGTACTTTGAGGTATTGAAAATGCAATAGAAAAGTACTTGATTGTACACACTGTTGTGTGTACTGAGCTGTATCCTCGTGCAGATGTGTCACTGCGTTTTTcagaagcaggaagtggagagcagaggaagaggagggagtggCGGCTCTAATTCAACATGCTTGAATGAGTGTAACGGAGTACAGAGGACGAGGCAGAATAAATACAACAAGTACACGTGTAAATGTACACAGTATTTTCtcatacacagaaacatgaggtagctcagaaacactcaaaccTGCAGGATGTTTCCGACCTTAGAGCGTTCAGTTCAAAGGTCATCTTGGTTATTTAAATTGTTTCAGTCGACAGATGTTTCAGGAATTAATGGAATTACTTACTGGAAAACTTATTTTTTctaaccacaaagagacagaaaacaaggacaaagagacagaaaacgaccacaaagagacagaaaacaaggacaaagagacagaaaacgaccacaaagagacagaaaacgagGACAACCAGCAGGTGGTCATGGGGACAGGACTTTCAATCAGCCTGAACTCTTCCTTCATCTGTACTGAatctcagtgtctgtgtgttgatggTCCGTCTCTCAGTCTTCCGTCTCCTCCATCAGGAACTGGTCTCTAATCCCGAGTTCATCATGGGTGGAGCCACCAGGACCGACATCTGCCAGGGAGCCCTCGGTGAGTTTTCCTGACTGCCTTGAACACACCAGAGTGAGTTAACTTTCAGTCAGAAGCAGCTGCTCCCAtgcagacaggtgaacaggtgaacaggtaaacaggtacagacttcctggagtctctgctggttgcctggcaactgcgTCTGCTCATGTGGCCTTTCCCCCTAAGTGATGCACTAAAAGGTAAGCCTCCTCCCATCTGGACGGCAGGTAAAATACGAGAGGGTTGATAGGTCTCGATTTATGACATCACAGCTAGTCTGGAGCCAATCAGGGTGCAGTATGGCACGGGAAACTTGAAGCCTGCAGGTCACAGCTTGtgtccaggaggaggaggtggtggagatggaggaagaggagggggtggatgaggaagaagaggaggaggaggcagtggaggTCGTCTTCATTTCTATGAGTGAAACTGTAAAAACCTCATCAGACATAATTTTTAACTCTCAGCAGCAGATTTCTGTCTCAGAGCGTgtgaggagggaggcagagctgAGCACCGCTCGCCATGTTTACAGCTCGTTTCCTAACCAGAGACCTTAACGAGAACCAGCTGAGAACCTGCACCCTGCTGTAATCAGAGGGCGCTACCACGCTGAGCCCTGATTGGCTGAACAGGAAGGAGCACAACAGGAAGAGGCCTGCCAGGCCTATTGTTAGGGGGCGAGagacactgactcacacaccagagaggggggggggggcatgtaCTGTCAGCCAATGAGGACACACCCtgacacacccacactcacacacacaccctctctctctctctctcacacacacacacactcactctctcacacacacacacactcactcacacacacactcacacacacacacactcactcacacacacacccacactcacacacacaccctctctctctctctctcacacacacacacactcactctctcacacacacacacacacacacacacacactcactcacacactcactcacacacacactctctcacacacacacacacacacacacacacactcactcacacacacacactcacacacacacacacacacacacacacacacacacacacacacacgctctgttGTGGTGGTGACTCACCAGCTTGTCGTGCCTTCTTTAACCACAGCAGATCTTTGACTCTCAGTTGTTTTGTAAGAGTTTACAGGAAACGTTTGAAGCAGCTTCAGACTCAAACTACAGTTTTCGTCTGGCGGTCCAGGAATGTGGTTCAGAGTGAGACCTCCCGTCGATGAGCTGCATTAAACATGCAGTGAATATTTGTGGTCAGGAAGGACAGAACGGTCCACAGgctcttttctcctcccacaaacaaaaaccacatcAGGCTCATAGAACATTTTCCAAACAGGCGGCAGAGTTTGTTTGATCGCCTCTAAAACTCGTTTATTTATCCTGTTCACACTTAACACACGAGTCCAGGGTCGCGTTCTTCTACAGCTGGTATTAAAGTATATAGCCATCTGCCCGTCCCCTGGTCCAGTCCTCCCTGCTGCTACCCAAATTGTCTTTAGCCCGAGCAACCTCAAGCACACTGTCCAAATCTGCCCCTCAAGGCTGTTGGTCCAGATGGCATCAGCTCAAGACTTTTCAAGTCCTGTCCAGACCAGTTGTGCAGTTGGAGACATGTTCAATCTGAGACTGAAGCTGGGGAGAGTGCCACAGCCGAGTAAAACATCCAGGTGACACCAGAGCCACAGACTCTGAACACCAAGGAcctcaacagcagcaggccGGTGGTTCTGACTTCACACCCGATGAAGACTCTGGAGGGACAGGTCCCCCTGGTGAGCCCATCAGTGGACCCACCGCAGTTTGACTATCAACCTGTCATTGGGGTGGATGAGGCTGTCATCTGCCTCCTACATGgatccctctctcacctggaaCAGTCTGGAACCCAGTGAGAATCATGTTCTTTGATTTCAACTCCTTCGGTTCCATACCGCCCACGTTTCTGATGGAAGAGTTGGAGTGCACAGCGGTGGACCACCACCTCACAGCATGGATCATGGACTACCCCACCAACCGACCACAGTCTGTGAGGATACAGGACTGTGAGCCCAACATGGGGGCTGTGCAGCGAAATGTCCTGGctgccttcctcttcaccctctgcaCTGAAGACTTCACATACAAATCAGCtaacctgccacctgcagaagctCCACTAGTGTCCAGACAATAAAAATTCAACAAATCATCAGGGTACTGTTTGCAGCCTGTAAAGGGCCGTGGTGACTCAGTTTTAGAGTTACTGattgttttcctgtctgtccaggtGACTGTTGGCTGTTGGCAGCCATCGCCTCGCTGACGCTCAATGAATATGTGATGGCTAGAGTTGTTCCCACTGACCAGGGCTTCGGGGACGACTACGCCGGCATCTTTCACTTCCAGGTAACAGAAATGTGTGATGTTAAACTGTTAGTCTCCATGAACTGTGGTAAAACTCaacacagtcagtgtgaaaTCTATTAAAGAAAGCATCCACATATGAAAGTGACCATGTCAGCGGttactttcagtttcagttaaCTGCAAACATAACCAGTGACTTAGTGAGTTCTTTAGTATCGATGCTTCTAAGCTGTTCTCATTCCTAGTTGGTCCAACAGTAATGTTTGGTCACACTCTGCTTTAATTGAAGCTTCACTTTTAGACAATGTAGACACTGGAATCACCTCAGAGGTTTGATTGTTCTCACTAGAACCTATTGCAAAATCCATCTCCATATAGATGCCAATATGTAAAGAGGCCAGAAACTAAACAAACTGAAAGGTGAGAAAGCAGTTTTAATCTACAGAAAACCAGACTGAAGTTTCTTAAAAATGATATCTGGAGTCATAAAGGTTTTCAGTTGGATTCAGAGAAGTCTGAACCACTGAATTAATCAGACAGTAACTGAATCTATTTTAAAGCTGCGAACAGGAAGAAGAATTATGACTACAAAAGagactttcaaagtaaaagtctaCATTGTGTGTCACATTGTTCCTCTTCTCTTGGTCTGTAGTTCTGGCAGTTCGGTGAGTGGGTGGACGTGGTGATTGACGACCGTCTGCCGGTCAAAGACGGAGAGCTGATGTTTGTCCACTCAGCGGAGGGGAGGGAGTTCTGGAGCGCTCTGCTGGAGAAGGCCTACGCCAAGTAAGACCAGACCGGGGATTCAGTCTGACAACCATCTGTTCACCAAGCACAACTGAGGGAACAGGCCGATACCTTTCTCAGTCTTATTTGAAAGTTTTCTCCAGCACTTCTATCAGTAATAACAACACTCTAGTCCAGAGTTGATATCTGAAATTCATTAGCTTGGGATCTGAGTCTTATGGTGCTGAAAAGTTTGGGTCATAATTTTACTGATCGCATTTGATTTGTCTTTGACAAACTTGACAAAACTGCTCGTGTTTCTTCACCAGTCAGAGTTCTTTTTCTGATGTCAGTGTTGAAAGTAAGGCTCAAATTGATTTCAACTAGAACATTACTGCTGCAAAATAGTTCATTAAAGTAAAGGTTAATGCGTCCTTGTGTCCACTGCATTTGAGCAAACTGGAAGAGTTTGCAGCCACAGAGCAGAACTCGCTGACAAGCTCCACATCTGAGGCTGGTGCTATTAAAGCAAAGGGCAGAATGTTCTGAGCCCTTGGTAAACTGGTGCAGTAGTTAACGCTGCAGGTCAGAGGTGAATAGAGATGCAGATTTACCGTAAGCATCTTTTTTCTCGTGTTGTTTCTTGTGATGTTTATGAGGAAGTGTGAGTCACATTGAACCTAAACACGCCTGTGTGTTCAGGTTTGACTGAGTCATGACCCTGAGAAGAAGGGTGATTTCTGATTTTGATGTCCAAGTGTTTTAAAGTAACTTCATCAGctccatgagctgtgtgtcactgctgcagttcCACCTGCTGACGATGGTAAACAGTCAAATCATCAGACAAACTACAATAACTAACACCTGCATGCACCTGTCCTTTCACCTCACACAATGTTGTTACCTCACATCTCTCACGTCTCTCTGGGGAGGCACTTCACAGTTTGAAGACCTtttctctgaccaatcagcagtGACTATCTGTCCTGTTGAGGTCACAGAAGTTGTGGTTTAGCTTGTCAGAAGCTGTTAACTTCAAATTTGTCatgttgatgaaaatgtttgcgAGTGGACCTCAAGTTCAAGTTCTTTATTGTCACATTGACAACAACCTGTACAGCTGCATTTTTGTCTTCACTATTTTTCATGGATGTGGCAAAATACTGTAATAGTGTAGTAAGTACCAAGCTATGCAGATGACATTGATGGTCTTTGTCCCACCTACAAAAGCTCCAATTGGTCGATGGTAGAACGTCAGAAGTAATTGTCAATGGGCACAACAGCCAACCTACATGAATCCCTGAATGTATTAGAGATGTTCGAACTACCTTTCTTATggaagtaaaacagaaaaagggacTTAAATTTCAAAGGACTTCCGTATTAagtaaatatgaaatgaaaatagatAAAGCATAGCTGCATTGAAATTTTATAAACAAGAAGGTCGGCTCGTAGATATTAACtttattcctgtttttctgctttctgctgcataAGAGTTTTTGCGAGGCCAAGGTACATAGATATAGTTTTTAAGGGTTAAGGAATCGTTCATCAACTCTAAACCATGAGACTCTAAACTATCCTCCATCAGAGTCCTGCTGACGTTCCTCTCTTGTTCTTGCAGAGTTATGAAGGACTGTATCATCTGCGTATGTGTAAAGTcagcagtttgtcagtgttgttggAAGCTCATTTCTACACATACCATGTCCAGCTGTATGAAGCCCTCTactgcacagagacagatcagaaCCTGCTGCAGCCACTAAATGGCAGCACAAACAGATTTATTGTCCTGGGTGTAGTTGTGCTTTAATATTCAGTTtgctcttctctttgttttcctcacagagTGAACGGCTGCTATGAAGCATTGTCCGGCGGTTCCACCACTGAGGGCTTTGAAGATTTCACAGGTGGAATCGCTGAGAACTACGACCTTCAACGACCCCCTGCCAACCTATTCCAGATCATCAAGAAGGCCCTGGAGGCTGGAGCCCTTCTGGGCTGCTCCATCGATGTTAGTCTGGAGGAACAAACACTACAAGTTATCTTCACTGTGTCCAGTAACACATATTCTAATTTAAGAATAGAACAGACACTTTTGATTAGCTGAAGCAAAACCAGCTACACTTTCCTATTCATTACAAAGACAACTTTAGCATTTCCTGTCAAACAAATTCACCAAGTAGCTGAGCAGTAGTCTGAGCTTCATTCATCCCTGCAGCTGGAGTCTGCTACAGAAAcataactgaactgaaacagaaattAAGGCTCAATATGACACAGTTCATCCTCCAAATCTGCAGCTAGAGGAACCTTTCATATTTATATTAAGTTTGAGGTGCAGGAAAAAGGCctgaaacaaatattttctgaaAAGATGGAAATCAAGAAGAGCATATGagacaggaaaataaatatttgaactTTATCCTTAAAGATTAATCTCTGAAGAAAAGACTTTTGGTGACGATGACTAAACTGTCCCCATTGCTGCTTTGGTGCAGATCACCAGTGCCGCAGACTCTGAGGCTGTCACCCGTCAGAAGCTGGTGAAAGGCCATGCTTACTCGCTAACAGGTGCCGTGGAGGTAAAGTCACTTCcttaaaatgagaaatgagatCAGAAAGAAATATTATGGACAAGAGGAGAATGTAAATGTTGGTGCACTGTTTCCAGGTGAACTTCCGGGGTCGACAGGAGCAGCTGGTGAGGATGAGGAACCCCTGGGGTCAAGTGGAGTGGACCGGAGCCTGGAGTGACGGGTAACCAAAACAGCCACAACAATGACATACAAAATGACACACTTCCGCACTGGCCAATTCTATACTATACACATACACTGGTAAAACTTCAGATGGTGAACAGTGGCTCACTGGTTTCAGTCTGTAGTGTagcagtgcagtgcagctgcaaAAGTACATGTCCCCCACCTGTGACAGTCTGACCATATTTCTGagtatttccatatttattttcatcattgaaTATGTGAAACCCACAGTTAGGACCATCAACACCTGGTTGGAGGGTGCTGACTCCTGTTTTCAGCCCCAgttccagtgtgtttgtgaccCATGCCACGACAAACTCTCAGTTAACACTGTCAGCACATTATGGAGAAGGTGAGAGTCACTGTCCATGATGCTCTGTAGGTTCTACTGCAGATGTTGAATGGCTGGGGCCTCCGATGAAATCAGGCCTAGAGGCAGCTCTGGCCCTTCTTGTACACAGTGTCTGTGTTCTTAGGCCAATTGAGCTTGTTGTCCAGATGTGCTCCCAGGTACTTTCAATTCTGCACAGTTTCCACATCCAGGGTTAAGCTGCAGGTGGTTCAACCCACACCACCCAGTGAAGGAGTCCACATCTCCCTTGTAGCCAGCTTCCTTCCATTTGTTGATGCAGCCCAATTGTAGAGTTACATCTACCTGCATCACCATCAGCTTGCTTTCCAACAAGgcaggctggatggtgttgaacACACTGGAGATCATAGAACATGACTCTCACAGTGCAAAGTGGCCTGTCCAGGTTGGTATAGGCATGGGGAAGGAGGCTGGTAAGCACACTGAAGAGGGTCTAGTGATGGTTTATTCAGGGCTATAGGTGTGACAGACTCTCTAGGGACTTCACCAGGTGGAACGTCAGCACCACTGGTCTGTAGTCAGTGGAAGCACTAGGGCGTGCCTTCTTTGGGACGTGACCCAGGCAAGAAGTTTCTGCCTGTTGGAGTTATGTTGAGTCTCTAAACCCGTTTCACCTCTTCCCTGTCCCCGTTTCTGAAAATCTCCTCTTCATGCTAGAGGATTTTAATGTCTGGTGACTCAGGTTTTGTTGTTTGGAAAACAATGTGCATTCTTCATTGAAATAACATTATCTGCTGAGAGGTTGATGTGCCCTGCTATACAATCCATGAGATCACCAGTGTCACCTTAATGTGAGTTACAGTATATCCCAGTGTGTTGTTTCAAAGCAGCACTAAAGCACCTCAGTTGTCTTCAAATAGTGTCCTTTTAAGTACTTTTTACTAagcttgttttcatgttttcttgcaATGTGCGAAATTAAATCTGTGCTATTGTAATAGtattcttattgttattattgttatgttCATACAGATCATCTGAATGGAACTCTGTGCAGGGAGACTGCCCACATGCCAATGCTGAGGATGGAGAGTTCTGGTAGGAAGAGTGTCTGAAATATGAACATTCTACCATGAGCTCAGAGGTCACAAAGTCCCCGCAGTTGTAGATACAcatggtggtgatggtgtttgcagctgcagtgagagctCCTATCTGTCCTATCTCTGCAGGATGTCCTTCAAAGATTTCTTGCGTCACTACTCTCGTATTGAGGTGTGCACTCTGACGCCCGACACCATCGAAGATGATTCTGTCAAACACTGGAGTGTCAGCAAGTTTGATGGCACCTGGAGGAGAGGATCCACCGCTGGAGGCTGCAGAAACCACCCCTGTAAGTACTGGAAATTCTATTATTATCATACACTGAACTGTTGCTGAGATGAAGTCATGATTAGCACATACACTGTCTTCAACTTGAAATGATATTAATAAGTAAAGAACACCCCAACTGAAGGTACCCTAGCATTGATCAAGGTTGACCCCATCTGACTGGACCTAATTTGAATAAGGGAGagtttttttcttcccctgtaAAGGTTCATTAGGGTGTATATTTTTGGTACATTTGGAACAGATTTTGGGATGtctgatggagctggaggtgtTAAGAGTTTCCTGATGTGAGGTGATGTTCCTAATGTAACTAGAAGCTgatttttcctctgcagacacattCTGGACGAATCCTCAGTATGTGAtcaagctggaggaggaagatgatgacCCAGATGATGGAGAAGTGGGCTGCAGCTTCGTGGTCGGTCTGATCCAGAAGAACCGCAGGAAGCTCCggaaacaaggagaggacaTGCACACTGTTGGATTTGCCATCTATGAGGTGAGAACTGAAGAAGTCGAAGAAGAAGATCAAGAATTAAAGGATCTAAAGGATCTTAAGGATAAATGACACAGCAGTACAGATTCAACAACTTTCGAAGCAAACctttctcctgctttctgttttgctttAGGTTCCAAAACAGGTGAGCTCTGGACCCCTGACAACACCTTCAGGTTAAAGGTCAAAGGATGAAAAACACTCTTCATTCACATTCAGATCATCAGACCTCAAACCAACCTGCCCATCCAGGGCCCCATCACCTTTTCGATTCATCAGTTTAAAAAGTATTGCTTTGTAGTGTTGTGGTGGTGAGGAAAGTGCATTGCGAGGCAGCTGAATTCACAAGATCACAAAAGCTGAGGATCCATCTTGCCAGGCTTCAAGTTGGAAAATGATCAGCAGGAAACTAAAACTGTTCAAGATTTGAGGTTAACTGCCTGAAACGTGTAAAAACAATTAGGATGGTCTTTCAAAAACTGGATccaatgtttttttcctctggttttTCTAGCATTTCTGTAACTCAGCATGTTAATTTAAGACATTAGATATAAATGTAAAgatcctgattggctgttccCCCCTTCAGTTCCAAGGGCAGAGAGAGGTGCATCTGGATAAGAACTTCTTCCTGACCCATGCTCAGACGGCAAGATCAGAAACCTTCATCAACCTGCGTGAAGTCAGCTCTCGCTTCAAACTGCCGCCTGGAGAATACCTGATCGTCCCGTCCACCTTCGAGCCGCACCTCAACGGAGACTTCTGCATCCGAGTGTTCTCTGAGAAGCAAACAGAAACCCAGTAAGACTTTGAAACTGGTTCTGCTGGTCTGTTTGTGAGGGGAGTAACAGGGGACTCAATCTTGTCTTATTTAGTCAGTGCTGAAGGTCTTTGGGCAGTCTGGACTGGATATACTTCTTTGGATTTCAGCCCAGACTTATTTTTTagtcaaacacatttttggtcTTGGTCCCTGTTCAGGTCCACAGTCTGCACAAAAACCTGTCTGTAGTGTTTCTGTGGTCACTCAAATGTTTCTGAAGGAGCTTTTGAGACCTGCAATGTAGGCCTGCTGTTACTGATCACTGGGGAAGAGGTGAAAGCAGAAAGACTGTCAGTGTTTATGggtgggctgtgtgtgtgtgtgtgtgtgtgtgtgtgtgtgtgtgtggctgtgtgtgtgtgtgtgtgtgtgtgtgtgtgtgtgcatgtgtgcgcatgtgtgcgcgcgcgtgtgtgtgtgtgtgtgcgtgtttgtgtgtgtgtgtgtgcgcatgtgtgcgcgcgtgcgtgtgtgtgtgggtgtgtgtgtgtgtgcatgtgcatgtgtgtttgtgtgtgtttgtgtgtgtgtgtgtgcgcgcgtgcgtgtgtgtgtgtgtgtgtgggtgtgtgtgtgtgtgcatgtgtgtttgtgtgtgtttgtgtgtgtgtgtgcgtgcgtgcgtgtgtgtgtgtgtgggtgggtgggtgtgtgtgtgtgtgcgtgtgcatgtgcgtgtgtgtgtgtgtgtgtgtgtgtgtgtgtttgcattcgACTTCATCTGAATATGCGATCAGTGCTTCCAGTGTTTTCTA contains the following coding sequences:
- the LOC143319627 gene encoding calpain-2 catalytic subunit-like, whose protein sequence is MSGVASTLAKKRALAAGFGTNANATRYLNQDFAALRAQCRSAGKLFCDPTFPAAPEALGFNELGRNSYKVRGVTWKRPTELVSNPEFIMGGATRTDICQGALGDCWLLAAIASLTLNEYVMARVVPTDQGFGDDYAGIFHFQFWQFGEWVDVVIDDRLPVKDGELMFVHSAEGREFWSALLEKAYAKVNGCYEALSGGSTTEGFEDFTGGIAENYDLQRPPANLFQIIKKALEAGALLGCSIDITSAADSEAVTRQKLVKGHAYSLTGAVEVNFRGRQEQLVRMRNPWGQVEWTGAWSDGSSEWNSVQGDCPHANAEDGEFWMSFKDFLRHYSRIEVCTLTPDTIEDDSVKHWSVSKFDGTWRRGSTAGGCRNHPYTFWTNPQYVIKLEEEDDDPDDGEVGCSFVVGLIQKNRRKLRKQGEDMHTVGFAIYEVRTEEFQGQREVHLDKNFFLTHAQTARSETFINLREVSSRFKLPPGEYLIVPSTFEPHLNGDFCIRVFSEKQTETQPCDDPVNAELEDEMVSDEEVDAGFRGLFSKLAGDDMEISAAELRTIMNKIVGKRTDIKTDGFSMETCRVMVNLMDDSGNGKLGLGEFATLWKKVQRYLSIYKKNDSDNSGTMSTPEMRVAFKDAGFTLNNTIYQLLVARYSDPDMTIDFDNFVGCLMRLEMMFRIFKKLDSSDSGSIELDFNQWLNFSMI